In the Clostridium beijerinckii genome, one interval contains:
- a CDS encoding pentapeptide repeat-containing protein produces MSINRSAPENFYYDNAEKTNKNFIYKNLKRSKCYNCNFSNSNFDFASLRGAHFKKCNFFRCSFKGAEFIGSNLKGCKFREAKFEDTVFEGANLDGVNFEDAKFKNTIFVNCDVTKAKNISEDNKNIRIFDTMPEVEISDELEKLISNVMENEFIKKSRVFDTKDGKINTLSLLILKEKFDESTLLEGLHYIRYEIDRDFYTLSYVIRLIENM; encoded by the coding sequence ATGTCGATAAACAGAAGTGCACCAGAAAATTTTTATTATGACAATGCGGAGAAAACTAATAAAAATTTTATTTATAAAAATCTTAAAAGAAGTAAATGTTATAACTGTAATTTTTCAAACTCAAATTTTGATTTTGCTAGCTTAAGAGGGGCTCATTTTAAGAAGTGTAATTTTTTTAGATGTAGTTTTAAAGGAGCAGAGTTTATAGGGTCGAATTTAAAAGGATGTAAGTTTAGAGAAGCTAAATTTGAAGACACAGTATTTGAAGGAGCAAATTTAGATGGAGTAAATTTTGAAGATGCTAAATTCAAAAACACAATATTTGTAAACTGTGATGTGACTAAGGCTAAGAATATAAGTGAAGATAACAAGAACATCAGAATTTTTGATACAATGCCAGAAGTTGAAATAAGCGATGAATTAGAAAAGTTGATTTCAAATGTGATGGAAAATGAATTTATAAAAAAATCAAGGGTTTTTGATACTAAAGATGGAAAAATAAATACGTTATCTTTATTAATTCTAAAAGAAAAATTTGATGAATCAACACTTTTAGAAGGTCTACATTATATTAGATATGAGATTGATAGAGATTTTTATACATTAAGTTATGTTATTAGGCTTATAGAAAATATGTAA
- a CDS encoding NCS2 family permease yields MERFFKLKENNVTIKSETIAALTSFVAAVYIIIVNASILSDGGISMEPLIIATAISSAVGCLLIALISNTPLIIMPGMGINALFTYTIVHTLGLNYCQALASVFVSGLIFVLIATTPLSKFIIEAIPQNLKESITVGIGLFITFVGFQKSKIIVSDSSTMLKLGDITSIQVLAFIFIMILTLILFLKNIPGSFLISIIVGTIFCIKLGIVETQGISYTMPNFNEYSNILFKLDFSGINTIKFWVGTFSLTLVLVFENIGILHSQVSGILKKSDKTSNAMIAVSLSTIGCALFGSSPSVSTVEGTAGITAGGRTGLVSLISGILFLLSIFFIPFISIIPDVALAPILIIIGCLMSQNLKNLNFNDLSELFPSFMTIILIPLTYSIVDGIALGFILYPICKLCYKKGKEVSILMYFTSFIFLLYFGLNSVIK; encoded by the coding sequence ATGGAAAGATTTTTTAAATTAAAAGAAAACAATGTTACAATTAAAAGCGAAACTATAGCAGCGCTGACTTCTTTTGTTGCTGCAGTTTACATCATTATCGTCAATGCCAGTATATTAAGTGATGGTGGCATTTCTATGGAGCCTCTAATCATCGCTACAGCAATATCATCAGCTGTAGGTTGCTTGTTAATTGCTTTAATAAGTAATACTCCACTTATAATTATGCCTGGTATGGGAATTAATGCATTATTCACATATACAATAGTTCATACTCTAGGCTTAAATTATTGCCAAGCATTAGCTTCAGTTTTTGTCTCAGGATTAATATTTGTACTTATAGCAACAACTCCATTATCAAAGTTTATTATTGAAGCTATTCCTCAAAATTTAAAAGAATCTATTACAGTAGGAATTGGTTTATTTATAACTTTTGTTGGATTTCAAAAATCTAAAATTATAGTATCTGATTCTTCTACTATGTTAAAACTTGGAGATATTACAAGTATTCAAGTACTAGCCTTTATATTCATAATGATTCTAACATTAATTTTATTCCTTAAAAATATACCTGGAAGCTTTTTAATTTCAATTATAGTCGGAACTATATTTTGCATAAAGCTTGGTATCGTTGAAACACAAGGTATAAGTTATACTATGCCAAATTTTAATGAATATAGTAATATACTTTTCAAATTAGATTTTAGTGGAATAAATACAATTAAATTTTGGGTTGGAACATTTTCATTAACTTTAGTACTTGTTTTTGAGAATATTGGGATACTTCATAGCCAGGTTTCAGGAATACTAAAAAAATCAGACAAAACCTCTAACGCTATGATAGCAGTATCATTATCTACAATTGGATGTGCACTTTTTGGTTCAAGCCCTTCTGTATCAACAGTTGAAGGAACTGCAGGAATAACAGCTGGAGGACGAACAGGTTTAGTTTCATTAATTTCTGGTATACTATTTCTTCTATCAATTTTTTTTATACCGTTTATTTCTATCATACCAGATGTAGCTTTAGCTCCTATTTTAATTATAATAGGCTGTTTAATGAGTCAGAACTTAAAGAATTTGAACTTTAATGATTTAAGCGAACTATTCCCTAGTTTTATGACAATAATATTAATTCCATTAACATATAGCATTGTTGATGGTATAGCATTAGGCTTTATATTGTATCCTATTTGCAAGCTGTGTTATAAAAAAGGAAAAGAAGTATCTATTCTGATGTATTTTACATCATTTATTTTCTTATTATATTTCGGTTTAAATTCAGTAATTAAATAA
- the miaB gene encoding tRNA (N6-isopentenyl adenosine(37)-C2)-methylthiotransferase MiaB, with protein sequence MNFDIEKLDSQMASDEKKLFFIQTYGCQMNEEDSEKLSGMLKRMGYENTENRDEASIIIFNTCCVRENAENKVFGNLGALKKQKEKNPDLVIGICGCMMQQKGMADDILKRFPYVNIIFGTHNSYKFPEYLNRVKTEGVQIKEIIDKETEIVEGIPIDRKSDIKGFVTIMYGCNNFCTYCIVPYVRGRERSRKPEDIVNEIKDMVTRGYKEVTLLGQNVNSYGKGLEENITFADLLRKVNEIEGLERIRFMTSHPKDLTLDVVYAIRDCDKVCEQIHLPVQSGSDRILKEMNRHYTKEQYITLAKKIRAEIPDVTFSTDIIVGFPGETEEDFSETLELAKEVRYDAAFTFIYSRRNHTPADKMENQIPDEIKHERFNRLVEIVNTGIAKGNKDAEGKIYEVLVEGYSKNDEAKLTGRTRNGRLVNFEGGEDLIGKLVNVKIIKANSFSLIGEVEK encoded by the coding sequence ATGAACTTTGATATAGAAAAACTAGATAGCCAAATGGCTAGTGATGAAAAAAAATTATTCTTTATACAAACTTATGGTTGTCAAATGAATGAAGAAGATTCAGAGAAACTTTCAGGTATGCTTAAAAGGATGGGGTATGAAAATACTGAGAATAGAGATGAAGCATCTATAATTATATTTAATACCTGCTGTGTTAGAGAAAATGCAGAAAATAAGGTTTTTGGAAATCTTGGCGCTTTAAAAAAGCAAAAGGAAAAGAATCCTGATTTAGTTATTGGAATATGTGGATGTATGATGCAGCAAAAAGGGATGGCTGACGATATATTAAAGAGATTTCCATATGTAAACATAATATTTGGAACTCATAACTCGTATAAGTTTCCTGAATATTTAAATAGAGTTAAAACAGAAGGTGTTCAAATTAAAGAGATTATTGATAAGGAAACTGAAATAGTAGAGGGGATACCTATAGATCGAAAAAGCGATATTAAGGGCTTTGTAACTATTATGTATGGGTGTAATAACTTTTGTACATATTGTATAGTTCCTTATGTTAGAGGTAGAGAAAGAAGTAGAAAGCCAGAAGATATAGTAAATGAAATAAAAGATATGGTAACAAGAGGGTATAAGGAAGTAACTCTTTTAGGACAAAATGTTAATTCATATGGAAAAGGATTGGAAGAAAATATTACTTTTGCAGACCTTCTAAGAAAAGTTAATGAAATAGAGGGACTTGAAAGAATTAGATTTATGACTTCTCATCCAAAAGATTTAACTTTAGATGTTGTATATGCTATAAGAGATTGTGATAAAGTATGCGAGCAAATTCATTTACCAGTGCAAAGTGGTTCTGATAGAATTTTAAAAGAAATGAATAGACATTATACAAAGGAACAATACATCACGTTAGCAAAAAAGATAAGAGCTGAAATTCCAGATGTAACATTTTCTACTGATATAATCGTTGGTTTCCCTGGAGAAACTGAAGAAGATTTTAGTGAAACATTAGAGCTAGCTAAAGAAGTTCGATATGATGCTGCTTTCACATTTATTTATTCGAGAAGAAATCATACTCCGGCGGATAAAATGGAGAATCAGATACCAGATGAAATTAAACATGAACGTTTCAACAGATTAGTTGAGATAGTTAATACGGGCATAGCTAAAGGAAATAAGGATGCAGAAGGAAAGATATATGAAGTCTTAGTTGAAGGTTATAGCAAAAATGATGAAGCAAAACTAACAGGTAGAACGAGGAATGGAAGACTAGTTAACTTTGAGGGTGGGGAAGACCTAATAGGGAAATTGGTTAATGTAAAAATAATTAAAGCTAATTCGTTCTCTTTAATTGGAGAAGTTGAAAAGTAA
- a CDS encoding GNAT family N-acetyltransferase, giving the protein MVFLEKLSLFNMNHFRRLYNRSEDAYSCDKSFFEIYNDESFIVKYIIRKQIRLFRVNSEYVGYIWYEYPSYNGFSNIYSIYLKDEYIHLINSKILSFFNASAFRFDMLANSKASFIMKKLNFDVNSNNILMKIRTSNIKNNFCENRIFFKHFKEGQDEELRCRIQNSVFNEKNRVPLTIEDIYREEEEDYYIKDFGVFICNNNGQVVGYGQIIFNRGFYTIVNLGILEEYRKHGYGELLVRYLIDLCYRNSIKTVYIRVEKNNLKALSLYTKIGFREYQSFISWYKKIN; this is encoded by the coding sequence ATGGTTTTTTTAGAAAAATTATCTTTATTCAATATGAATCATTTCAGGAGATTATATAATAGGAGTGAAGATGCATATTCGTGCGATAAAAGCTTTTTTGAAATTTATAATGATGAATCTTTTATAGTAAAATATATAATTCGTAAACAAATTAGACTTTTTAGAGTTAATAGTGAATATGTGGGATATATATGGTACGAATATCCTTCGTATAATGGTTTTAGTAATATATATTCTATATATTTGAAAGATGAATATATACATTTAATTAATTCTAAAATCTTATCATTTTTTAATGCTAGTGCCTTCAGATTCGATATGTTAGCAAACTCAAAGGCTTCTTTTATAATGAAAAAATTAAATTTTGATGTTAATTCTAATAACATTTTAATGAAGATAAGGACAAGCAATATTAAAAATAATTTTTGTGAAAATAGAATATTTTTTAAACACTTTAAAGAAGGACAAGATGAAGAATTAAGATGCAGAATTCAAAATTCGGTTTTTAATGAAAAAAATAGAGTTCCTTTAACGATTGAAGATATATATAGGGAAGAAGAGGAAGACTATTATATAAAAGATTTTGGTGTTTTTATATGTAACAATAATGGACAAGTTGTCGGATATGGTCAAATTATTTTCAATAGAGGATTTTATACTATTGTTAATTTAGGAATATTAGAAGAGTACAGAAAACATGGGTATGGAGAGTTATTGGTTAGATATCTTATAGATTTATGTTATAGAAATTCTATAAAAACTGTTTATATAAGAGTAGAAAAGAATAATTTAAAAGCCTTATCTTTGTACACTAAAATTGGATTTAGGGAATATCAATCTTTTATTAGTTGGTATAAAAAAATTAATTAA
- a CDS encoding ATP-binding protein: protein MYTEFEQINKASIMINSLCIFKNLKDDSVLLKYKTLLKYLNSKDISVEEGIELYTDFIYELLNKADGKSLKKYIIDMIFLDNNPFTKIIDEQNSCDKLFNQVHYELNALQYISSIESSAIKDAIIIKGNVKEFEIGIVKSLMDFDSDLECNISSKAIDKLKVNILKCDNWGDALESVVEFYKQYGTGIFGEYRAFVWEHEDGAPYLRGIESPDPVRLENLVGYEYQKEIIIDNTKQFLNGYQANNMLLYGSRGTGKSSTVKAIINEYYNDGLRLIEVDKNKLCDFTKIIRILKSKNLKFIIFVDDLVFEEGEASYSALKTILEGGVENRSNNILIYATTNRKHLVKETFSERSGDDVHANDTIEEKLSLADRFGMTVSFYSPDQKEFLKIIDGVAEARGIKVEKEYLHAEALKWVRWYNARSPRTAIQFINWLEGTLKQ from the coding sequence ATGTATACAGAATTTGAACAAATAAACAAAGCAAGCATAATGATAAATTCATTATGTATTTTTAAGAATCTAAAAGATGACAGTGTTTTATTAAAATATAAGACGCTACTAAAGTACCTTAATAGTAAGGATATATCAGTGGAAGAGGGCATTGAATTATATACTGATTTTATTTATGAACTATTAAACAAAGCTGATGGAAAATCATTAAAAAAGTATATAATTGATATGATTTTTCTCGATAATAATCCATTTACTAAAATAATTGACGAACAAAATTCATGTGATAAACTTTTTAATCAAGTGCATTATGAGTTAAATGCTTTGCAGTACATATCTAGTATAGAATCTTCTGCGATTAAAGATGCTATAATTATTAAAGGAAACGTTAAAGAGTTTGAAATAGGTATAGTTAAGTCGCTTATGGATTTTGATTCTGACTTGGAATGTAATATCTCAAGCAAAGCTATTGATAAGTTAAAGGTAAATATATTAAAGTGTGATAATTGGGGAGATGCATTGGAGAGCGTTGTAGAATTCTACAAGCAATATGGGACTGGCATATTTGGGGAGTATAGAGCGTTTGTATGGGAACACGAAGATGGAGCACCTTATCTTAGAGGTATTGAATCACCAGATCCAGTTAGGCTAGAAAACTTAGTAGGGTATGAATATCAAAAAGAGATTATAATAGATAATACAAAACAGTTTTTAAATGGATATCAAGCGAATAATATGCTACTATATGGATCAAGAGGAACTGGTAAATCTTCAACTGTAAAAGCTATTATAAATGAGTATTACAATGATGGCTTAAGGCTTATTGAAGTTGATAAAAATAAATTATGCGATTTTACGAAGATAATTAGGATACTTAAAAGTAAGAATTTAAAATTTATAATTTTTGTTGATGATTTAGTATTTGAAGAAGGAGAAGCTAGTTATTCAGCTTTAAAGACAATATTAGAAGGTGGAGTAGAGAATAGATCAAACAATATTCTAATTTATGCAACAACCAATCGAAAACACCTAGTAAAAGAAACATTTAGCGAAAGATCTGGTGATGATGTGCATGCTAATGACACAATTGAAGAAAAACTTTCTCTAGCAGATAGATTTGGTATGACTGTATCGTTCTATTCGCCTGATCAGAAAGAATTCTTAAAGATAATAGATGGAGTAGCAGAAGCAAGAGGGATTAAAGTTGAGAAGGAATATTTGCATGCAGAAGCATTGAAATGGGTAAGATGGTATAATGCTCGTTCACCACGAACAGCAATTCAATTTATAAATTGGCTAGAGGGCACATTGAAACAGTAA
- a CDS encoding IS1182 family transposase: MLKTKLHNKDYTEINDNFQLILPLNLENLIPSDDSVRLLSHVLEGLDYTKLYKAYSSVGRKPAVEPKIMFKIISYAYSQNIYSSRKIEKACKRDINFKWLLQCYKAPDHATISRFRKDYISNEVIEDLFYQQVNYLANQNEILFENAFIDGTKIEANANRYTFVWKKTILKNEEKMFDKILVLLENINLGELKKFTVQKETLIDDIDKILQWLEYEKKKRNIEFVHGIGKRKTKIQKWTEQLYEYKERQEKYNLSKKIFSKRNSYSKTDPDATFMHMKDDHMRNSQLKPAYNVQIAVESEYVTGVGIFDNRNDIATLIPMLNNMKEKIGRKYLNIIADSGYESEENYLFLESNKQTPYIKPQTYEKWKKRSFKNDISKRENMKYDAESDFYICHNNRKLIPTSIIYRKSASGYKSEVTVYECENCDNCDYKVKCTKAKGNRKMQVSKTFVEKREISYKNITTEFGTKLRMNRSIQVEGAFGVLKSDYEFNRFLTRGKNSVQTEFILLCFGYNINKLHSKIQNEKTQNHLHELKPTA, encoded by the coding sequence ATGCTAAAAACCAAATTACACAATAAAGATTATACTGAGATTAATGATAATTTTCAACTTATATTACCATTAAATCTAGAAAATTTAATACCATCAGATGATTCAGTCCGCTTGCTAAGCCATGTATTGGAGGGATTAGATTACACGAAGTTGTATAAGGCGTACTCTTCCGTTGGAAGAAAACCGGCAGTGGAACCTAAAATCATGTTCAAAATAATATCATATGCTTATTCTCAAAATATTTATTCAAGCAGAAAAATCGAAAAAGCATGTAAAAGAGATATAAATTTCAAATGGTTACTTCAATGTTATAAGGCACCGGATCATGCTACAATTAGTAGATTTCGCAAAGACTATATTTCAAATGAGGTAATTGAAGATTTATTTTATCAACAAGTTAATTATTTAGCAAATCAAAATGAAATACTATTTGAAAATGCATTTATTGATGGTACTAAAATCGAAGCGAATGCTAATCGTTATACATTTGTTTGGAAAAAAACTATTTTAAAAAATGAAGAAAAAATGTTTGATAAAATTCTTGTTCTTTTAGAAAATATTAACCTTGGAGAATTAAAAAAATTTACTGTTCAGAAAGAAACATTAATAGATGATATTGATAAAATTCTTCAATGGCTTGAATATGAAAAAAAGAAAAGAAACATAGAGTTTGTTCATGGAATTGGTAAAAGAAAAACTAAAATTCAAAAGTGGACAGAACAACTATATGAATATAAAGAGAGACAAGAAAAATATAATTTGAGTAAAAAAATATTTTCAAAAAGAAATAGTTATTCTAAAACTGATCCAGACGCAACTTTCATGCATATGAAAGATGATCATATGAGAAATAGTCAATTAAAACCTGCATATAATGTGCAAATCGCAGTTGAAAGTGAATACGTAACCGGTGTCGGAATATTTGATAATAGAAATGACATAGCAACATTAATACCTATGCTTAATAATATGAAAGAAAAAATCGGTCGTAAATATCTTAATATAATTGCAGACTCAGGTTATGAAAGCGAAGAAAATTATTTATTCTTAGAATCAAATAAGCAAACTCCTTATATAAAACCACAAACTTATGAGAAGTGGAAAAAAAGAAGTTTTAAAAATGATATAAGTAAGCGCGAAAATATGAAATATGACGCTGAATCGGATTTTTATATTTGTCATAACAATAGAAAATTAATACCGACTTCTATTATTTATAGAAAATCCGCAAGTGGATACAAATCAGAAGTAACTGTGTATGAATGCGAAAATTGTGATAATTGCGATTACAAAGTAAAATGCACAAAAGCAAAAGGAAATAGAAAAATGCAGGTTTCAAAAACTTTTGTGGAAAAGCGTGAAATATCCTATAAAAATATTACAACTGAATTTGGAACTAAATTAAGAATGAATAGATCTATTCAGGTCGAAGGAGCATTTGGAGTTCTAAAAAGTGATTATGAATTCAATAGATTTTTAACACGTGGAAAAAATAGCGTTCAAACTGAATTTATTTTGCTTTGTTTTGGTTATAACATTAACAAATTACATTCAAAAATACAAAATGAAAAAACCCAGAATCATCTTCATGAATTGAAACCTACTGCCTAA
- a CDS encoding bifunctional 4-hydroxy-3-methylbut-2-enyl diphosphate reductase/30S ribosomal protein S1 produces the protein MSKVILAKNSGFCFGVQRAVNEAIRIQKEHNSKIYTLGPLIHNNDVVKYLEENNIFSIEFEEIDKLNKGDTIVIRSHGVSETVLDTLEQKELKVINATCPFVANIQKKVKKYSKEGYHIVILGDKNHPEVIGINGWCDDKAIITKDGTFDEENMPHKVCVVSQTTEKMKNWEETLKNLSYAREILAFNTICAATDVRQRSTNKISQKTDAMIVIGGKNSSNTTKLYQIAKENCENTIHIENAKDLPISFIKNNNINKIGVTAGASTPDWIIREVLDIMNTENNNFEDQLSLMNELDKRFVIGDEVQGEILSKTRDSVIVSLVGYKSDGVIPFTELSAKEDPLTFADKLNIGDTINAKVIKLQNNDGYVVLSRLEYEREEAFKELEKIYSEGTTFEVNVKEAREKGIVADYKGARIFIPASQIDIKFTKDKSEYVGKKLEVKLIDFSLKNPVKLVASRRVLLEESKNSEDAKAWESFNLGDVIKGEVKRFTDFGAFVEVNGIDGLLHLSQISWNHIKKVSDVLKEGQIIDVKIIGLDKEAKKLSLSIKELVAKPWDNAKEKYPEGSIVLGKVVRLNDFGAFVELEPGVDGLVHISKISHNRIEHPSEVLKIGEEIKAKILSVDEENKRISLSIKDV, from the coding sequence CAAAAAATTCAGGTTTTTGCTTTGGAGTTCAAAGAGCTGTAAATGAAGCTATACGGATTCAAAAAGAACATAATTCGAAAATCTATACTTTAGGTCCTTTAATACATAATAATGATGTAGTAAAATATTTAGAAGAAAATAATATATTTTCTATAGAATTTGAAGAAATAGATAAATTAAATAAAGGGGATACTATTGTTATAAGATCTCATGGTGTATCTGAAACAGTTTTAGATACACTTGAACAAAAGGAACTAAAAGTCATAAATGCGACTTGTCCTTTTGTTGCTAATATTCAAAAAAAAGTTAAGAAATATTCAAAAGAAGGATATCATATAGTAATATTAGGAGATAAAAATCATCCAGAAGTCATTGGAATTAATGGATGGTGTGATGATAAAGCAATTATCACTAAAGATGGTACTTTTGATGAAGAAAATATGCCGCATAAGGTATGTGTTGTATCTCAAACAACTGAAAAGATGAAGAATTGGGAAGAAACACTGAAAAACTTAAGTTATGCAAGAGAAATATTAGCTTTTAACACAATTTGTGCAGCTACTGATGTTAGACAAAGAAGTACGAATAAAATATCCCAAAAAACAGATGCTATGATAGTTATTGGCGGAAAAAATAGTTCGAATACTACTAAGTTATATCAAATTGCTAAAGAAAATTGTGAAAATACAATTCATATTGAAAACGCAAAAGATCTACCAATAAGTTTTATAAAAAATAATAATATAAACAAAATAGGAGTTACAGCTGGTGCATCAACACCAGATTGGATTATTAGGGAGGTACTAGATATTATGAACACAGAAAATAATAATTTTGAAGATCAATTATCATTAATGAACGAATTAGACAAAAGATTTGTTATTGGCGATGAGGTACAAGGAGAAATACTTTCAAAGACTAGAGATTCAGTTATAGTTTCACTTGTTGGATACAAGTCAGATGGAGTGATTCCATTTACAGAGTTATCTGCAAAAGAAGATCCACTAACATTTGCAGATAAACTTAATATAGGTGATACTATTAATGCAAAAGTTATAAAACTACAAAATAATGATGGGTATGTAGTATTATCAAGATTAGAATATGAAAGAGAAGAAGCTTTTAAAGAACTTGAAAAAATATATTCAGAAGGAACAACATTTGAAGTTAATGTTAAAGAAGCTAGAGAAAAAGGGATAGTAGCAGATTATAAGGGAGCTAGAATATTTATTCCAGCATCACAAATTGACATAAAGTTTACTAAAGATAAAAGTGAATATGTTGGGAAGAAATTAGAAGTTAAATTGATAGATTTTTCTCTAAAGAATCCTGTAAAATTAGTTGCTTCAAGAAGAGTTTTATTAGAAGAAAGCAAGAATTCTGAAGACGCAAAAGCTTGGGAGAGTTTTAATCTTGGGGATGTTATAAAAGGTGAAGTAAAAAGATTTACAGACTTTGGAGCTTTTGTGGAAGTCAATGGTATAGATGGATTATTACATTTATCACAAATTTCTTGGAATCATATCAAAAAGGTAAGTGATGTATTAAAAGAAGGTCAAATTATTGATGTTAAGATTATTGGTCTTGATAAGGAAGCTAAAAAGCTATCTTTAAGCATTAAAGAACTTGTAGCTAAGCCTTGGGATAATGCTAAAGAAAAATATCCAGAAGGGTCTATTGTACTTGGTAAAGTAGTTAGATTAAATGATTTTGGTGCTTTTGTAGAATTGGAGCCAGGAGTAGATGGGTTAGTTCATATATCAAAGATATCTCATAATAGAATAGAGCACCCTTCTGAAGTTTTAAAAATTGGTGAAGAAATTAAAGCTAAGATATTAAGTGTTGATGAAGAAAATAAAAGAATAAGCTTAAGTATAAAAGATGTATAA
- a CDS encoding NUDIX hydrolase, whose translation MKQNKVTKVKSLVETKFLSLYEAEYENKVGNIRTWTIASRKNNETIQKQFFGNKEDTADGAIIAAYHKDENKIVIIRQFRIPLNDYVYELPAGLIDPGEDSISTIKRELMEETGLRLVEVINNKSLDKVYVSAGMTDESLAMVYCTCEGEISDEHLEDDECIEALLISQDEAKELIQSKEKFDIKCFLLLQSFALLGKKVFQ comes from the coding sequence ATGAAACAAAATAAAGTTACTAAAGTAAAATCTTTAGTAGAGACTAAGTTTTTGAGTTTATATGAAGCAGAGTATGAAAATAAAGTTGGAAATATAAGAACGTGGACAATAGCATCCAGAAAAAATAATGAAACTATACAAAAACAGTTTTTTGGAAATAAAGAAGATACGGCAGATGGTGCAATAATTGCAGCATACCATAAAGATGAAAATAAGATTGTTATAATAAGACAATTTAGAATACCACTTAATGATTATGTTTATGAATTACCAGCAGGTCTCATCGATCCAGGGGAAGATTCTATTAGTACAATAAAAAGAGAGCTAATGGAAGAGACAGGTCTTAGGTTAGTTGAAGTTATCAATAATAAGAGTCTTGATAAGGTGTATGTTTCTGCAGGAATGACAGATGAATCGTTAGCTATGGTTTATTGTACTTGTGAAGGCGAAATAAGTGATGAACACCTTGAAGACGATGAATGTATTGAGGCACTTCTAATATCTCAAGATGAAGCTAAAGAACTTATACAGAGTAAGGAGAAATTTGACATTAAATGTTTTTTGCTCCTTCAAAGTTTTGCTTTGCTAGGAAAAAAAGTATTTCAATAA
- a CDS encoding ferritin, with product MLSEKLIAKLNEQVNFEIYSAYTYLSMASYCESIDLSGFANFFKVQSQEELFHAMKFYDYIFQKNGTVTLEQIEKPHSDFGNILNVFEAGYEHEQMVTSRLYKIADIATEEKEHSTIGLLNWFINEQVEEENTFNTIIKKIRRCENNSAALYMLDDELATRVYTPPTTTNA from the coding sequence ATGTTAAGTGAAAAACTGATCGCAAAGCTAAATGAACAAGTTAATTTTGAAATTTATTCAGCCTATACTTATTTATCAATGGCTTCTTACTGCGAATCTATTGATCTAAGTGGGTTTGCTAATTTCTTTAAAGTTCAATCTCAGGAGGAATTATTTCATGCCATGAAATTCTATGATTACATATTTCAGAAAAATGGAACTGTAACTTTAGAACAAATTGAAAAACCACATTCTGATTTTGGCAATATCCTAAATGTCTTTGAGGCAGGTTATGAACATGAGCAAATGGTTACTAGCAGGCTATATAAAATTGCAGATATAGCTACTGAGGAAAAAGAACATTCAACAATCGGTTTACTTAATTGGTTTATTAACGAGCAAGTTGAAGAAGAAAATACATTTAACACTATAATCAAAAAGATTAGGAGATGCGAAAATAACTCTGCAGCATTGTATATGTTAGACGACGAACTTGCTACAAGAGTATATACGCCCCCTACAACAACTAATGCTTAA
- the ybaK gene encoding Cys-tRNA(Pro) deacylase produces MAQGKGKTNAMRILDNNKINYITHSYENNDGKIDGVAVAHKIEKDVNQVFKTLVTQGHSKEFYVFVIPVAEELDMKKASKIAGEKNIEMIHVKDINKVTGYIRGGCSPLGMKKIFKTFIQENALLFDTIVFSGGKIGSQIEMNPNDLKKAIECSFVDIIKN; encoded by the coding sequence ATGGCTCAAGGAAAAGGAAAAACTAATGCTATGAGAATTCTAGATAATAATAAAATAAATTACATAACTCACAGCTACGAAAATAATGATGGTAAGATAGATGGTGTTGCAGTTGCACACAAAATAGAAAAAGACGTTAATCAAGTTTTTAAAACTTTAGTAACTCAAGGTCATTCTAAAGAATTTTATGTTTTTGTTATTCCAGTTGCTGAAGAATTAGATATGAAAAAAGCCAGCAAAATCGCAGGCGAAAAAAATATAGAAATGATTCATGTTAAAGATATAAACAAAGTAACAGGATACATTAGAGGTGGCTGTTCCCCACTCGGTATGAAAAAAATATTTAAAACTTTTATTCAAGAAAACGCATTATTATTTGATACAATTGTATTTAGCGGAGGAAAAATAGGTTCTCAAATAGAAATGAATCCAAATGATCTAAAAAAAGCAATAGAATGTTCATTTGTAGATATAATCAAAAACTAA